The Natrinema sp. DC36 genome includes the window AGTCAGTAGATGGACGCCGAACGCTGGTGGCCACCGTTCGTCGAGATCGTGGCGCTCGTGTGGATCGTCCTGTTCGTCGTCGACGTTGCGATCGGTTTTGAGCTACTCGTCGTCTCCGAATCGCTCGCGACGACGGTTCGGGGCGTCCTCCGGTGGCTCCTCGTCGTCTTCCTCCTCGACGTCGCGCTCCTCTATCGGTGGTCGGACCAGGGTCCGAGGGCGTTCGTTCGCTCGAACTGGTTCCTCATCCTCACCGTCGTCCCGTGGTTCCGACCGTTCCGTCTGTTCCGTCTCGGTCGGTCAATCCGCGCGTTGCGGCTCCTCACAGGGTCACGTCGGGTCGGCTCGTTCTGCAACAAGATCCGCCGGAAGTGCCACAGCCTGTGGCACCGACTGCGGAACTGAGGAGCCTGCCCAGCCCGGCAGCCACTCGTCGAGCGGCCACCACGCGCTCCGCCCACTGTCAGTCGCTCCGGTCGGCGCCGCGCGCTGGTAGTCGACGAACTGAACGTCGACGTGGACGGATCGGCTCGTCTGCGCATCGATCGCGGTCTGTAGATCCGCCGCCAGTTTCTCGTCTTCGAGACCGCTCGTGCGTCCGACGGTTACCGTCACCGAGACCTCGTCGCTGAACGCGCTCCCGTCGTTGTACTCGGTACCGACGCCGGCGAGTTCCAGCGTACTGTACTCGGGCTCCTCGAGGACGTCCTGGACCTCGCTGTTCACCTGCTGTTCGAAGACGAGGTGCTGGTACGTCCCGAAGGCGGTCACCACCACGACGATCAGGAACAACAGGACGATGATGGCGTACGCGCCCGTGCGCAGCGAGACGGTGGCGTTCTCGCGGACGTTTCTGATGACCGACGAGCGGTAGCCGAGCGCGATGAGCGTAAGGTACGCGGTGAGGTTGATGAACACGATGTTCATCAGGAGCAGGACGATGCCGCCCGCGACGATGAGCGGCTCGCCCCAGGCTGTGCCGATGCCGGCTGCCGCGGCGGCGGGAACGATGGCCGCGGCGACGGCGACGCCGGCCAGCGAGACGGGAAGGTCGGTCGCGAGCGCGAGCGCCCCGGCGAACCCGGCCGCGATGGCGATGATGAGCGTCAGAAGGTTCGGCGTGGCGAACCCGCTCACCTGGCCGACGCGACCGACGGCCAGCGTCGACGGCACGAACCCGGTCTGTTGCAAGAACACGCTCATCACGATAGCGCCGATGTAGGCGACGACGAGCCCCGTCACCTGTGACGTGGCGCTGTCGACGACCATCTCGCGGTCGCTGATGACGGCGCCGGCGCTCGCGGAGAGCGTCGACCCCGCGAACGGCGCGATCACCATCGCGCCGACGATGACGATGGCGGAGTCCAGCAGGAGGCCGGCCACCGCGACGATCGCGCTCGCGATGGCGAACGCGAGGTACGTCGCCGTATCCGGCGTCAGGTCCTTCGCGCGCTCGCGAATCTCGGCGTGCGAGGCGCCGCGCTTTCCTTTCGGACCCTCGACGTAGCGGTCCGTCAGCTCCTCGGCGTTCGGCACGGTCGCCCGATCGACCTCCGTGACGACGGTGTACGTGTCGTCCGCGAGGCCGGCGTCGTACAGGTGCTCGAGGACCGTGTCCACAGCCCCTGCCGGAACCGGGATGTTCGCCAGACTCCCGTCACGATGATCGTCGGCGTCGCTGAAGACGAACTCCACCTCCATCTCCGCGAGCGTCTCCCGTACCAGGTCGTGGTCGTCGCTGGGAACGAAGACCTGAATGAGTCGCATACCGACCGGTCGGAGTAGAGGGCATTTACTAACTGCCGACTAAACGCCGTAACAGTGTGCATATGGGCCCCCTCAGAAAGTTTCGTGATATAATGCCGATAAGTAGCCGACGTTCGAACGGCTCTCGTTCGACGACCGGCAGGCGGTCCAATCGATCACCAGAACGCTGGACTGACGCCGGGGGTCGAACAGTGCCACACCGGTACCGTCGATCGCGCTTCGAGACGATCAGTCGACTCAGTTCGACTCGTACTCGACGAGTTCGACCTCGAGCTCGAGTTCGCCCTCCTCTGTGTAGGTGGCCACGTAGGGGGCACTCCCGCCGTCCGAGCCGCGGAGACAGCTCTGCTGGGAGCGTTCGCCGTCGACCGTCGTCTCGACGAAGACGCACTCGAGCCCCGCGTAGGAGCGTTTCTCCGTGACCTCGGTGATCTGGGTCCCCTCGTCGGTGGTGGTCTGTTTGCGGTTACCGACCGCGGGGTTCGTAAAGCCCATCTCGAAGTAGTAGAGCACGGAGGCGCTCTGGAGGGCCAAGACCGGCGCGTGTGCGGGTGTGAGGAACAGCTGCCCCATCACCTCGTCACGGGGACTGGTTATCGTCGATTGATACTGCTCGTCGCCGAACTCGTAGTCGACGCTCACGGTCACCTCCTCGCCAGCGTCCTCGATATCGTATACCAGTTGCCCGGAGACCTGTTCGCCGGTCTCCTCGTCCATCCCCGCGAGGTCGAAGGCGTAGTGGCCCGGTCGACTCAGGTTGAACCAGTCGTCTTCCGCACCGACCATCGAGTTGAGGTCGTCACCGTCGCCAGTACTGCTGCCGGTTCCATCGTTTTCGCCGTCTCCACCGACACCGACTCCGCCCATCCCGGTACAGCCCGCGAGGGCGACCGAGAGGACGACCGCCAGCGTCAGCAGGGTGCGGGCAGTCAGTTTCGTGTTCGGGAATCGATCCAGTCCGGATTGTCCGCGTGATTTGTCCATGTGTCGTGTCGTACTTCCGCGTTCAGTTCGTTTCGACGGCGAACGACTCGACGATTCGCGCGGCGAGTTCGTCGAGTCCGTCGTCGTCGTTCCAGTCCACTCCGAGGACGTACCCGGTCTTGCCCTCGCGGACGAAGCGGTACGTGAGCCGCCAGCGCTCACCGTCGGGCTCGGCCCAGTAGGCGTAATCGATCACCTGACCCGTCTCCCCGGTCTCGAGGACGCTATCTCGGCGCTCGAGGCGCTCGATCGTTCGGACGTGCTCGTCGACCTCGAGGGCCTCGAGGAAGTCCGCGACGTAGTCCGCCAGCGTGAGGGTGACGCCCTCGTCGACGGAGACGGTCGCGCCGCCCGAGCCCGTCCGGTCGTCAAACGACGCCCCGCCCGCAGGCTCCGTCTTCGCGGACCAGGTCGTCGGATACGCGAGTCGGTAGCCGTACTCGTCGTCGGCGTACGTCTCGAACGGCGGTGTCGATCCCACTCCGTCCATCTCATCGTCGCCGGTCCCATTCGCTCGGCGATCACTCGCTCGTCCTGCCGTATTCTCCGTTTCCTCCCGATTCGTGGGCACGCCGTCACCTCAGACCAGCTTGTCGGCGATTCCAGCGACTACGGGCAGGCGGATCGTCTCGCCTCGGTAGGACGTGACTACGAGGTAGGCCCAGATCGCGAACCCGCCGAGCGCGAGTCCCAGCCAGATCAGCCCGAGGAACAACGAGATGATGCTCCCGACGATGAACGTGTTCATACTGGCGAACAGAATCGTGAGGATCGTCCCGACGACGCTCACCGCGATATACGCCAGGACGAACAGGCCCGACACGACCATGCTCTGGGCGGCGTGAAACCGCACGAACCGGTTGTCCCCTTCGATCACGAAGAAGAGCAGTCCCGTGATAAATCCGAACAGATACGAGAGCGCCCCCGCGATGTTCGGCTCGAGCCCCGATTCGGTTTCCGCTGCTTCCGTCGCGCGTTCGGCCTCGATATCGACGTCTTGTGTATTGCTTTCCATTGGTGGTATCGGTGAAGGATCCGTTGTCATTCCCTCTCCAGTACCAGTCAGCAGGCGCGACAGTCGGTTATATGAACCGAGTGGGATCATTTCAGCCGGTGACATCGTCTCAAATCGTGAGACGACGTTCGGCAGGTGGTGCAGTTTCTCTCGATATAGCGGCCAGAGAAGCGAGTTGCCCGTCTCACTGCCGCGAAATCGATAACTGACCAATGGACTTAATATCATCATGAGTCACTATCAGCGTGCGAATGGATGCCGAGGGACTCATCGAAATCGTCAGGCAAAAGCCGGTACTCGACGCGCTCCGCGAGGAAGGTGGGATAGATCGACGAGAGTTAGAACAACGCCTGAACGTCTCTCGATCGACCGTCCACCGATTCACCCGATCGCTCAGGGACAGTGGCTTGATCGAACGCACCGACGGAGAGTTCGTCCTCACGCCGTTCGGTGAGGTAACCGCTGCGGAGGTCGCCGAATTTCAGTCGACGATCGAGGCAGCGTCGGAACTCGCCCCCATCCTCCACACAGCGGCCGCTCACGACATCGACATCGATATCGCGGCGTTCACGGACGCGACCGTGACGACCGCTGCACCCGGGGATCCCTATCGCCCGGTGAATCGATTCATGTCGCTGGTGAAAGCGACTGAGACGTTGCGGGGGCTCGACCCGGCGACCATCAACCCGCTGCACATAGACGAGTTGTCCGACCGCATCAATGCCGGGATGGAAACGGAGGCCGTCTATCCGTCGGCGGTACTCGAGGAGATCCTTACGTCGAACCCGGAACGGGCACGCACAGTCATCGGAAACGGAAATCTGACGTTTTGGATCCACGATGACATCCCGTTCGGTCTAACGCTCTGTGACGACCGAATCGGAGTCGGCATCTACGACGATGAGACGGGTCTGCTACGCACGTACGTCGATACCGATTCACAGACCGCACGCGAGTGGGCCGAAGGTGTCTATACGAAATATCGCACCGAAGCGACTCCCCTCACGGAGAAGTTCGACCTCTCTCGGTTGTAACACGCCTCGAATTCGGCAGGGCGGGGTCTGTCTGTCGCACGGTACTCACACGGAGCTGTCGCCACCAGCCGTTAAGAACGTCCACGATGAACCGTCGGACGATGTGTCGTTCTCGATCGGGCGACCGCGACGATCCGACGCTAGTGGCAGCCGAGTGCGAGGGGGCGACCGGGCTGCAGATCGACGTGGGGGTGCTGGTCGCGCACGCACCGGGAACCGACCCGGGCCGGCTCCAGTCGTTTGCGACGCAAGCTGCCGAAGATACGGTCGACGAACTCGCGTCGGTCACGGACGTTACCTGGCGGTTCTACCTCGAGGACGCGGTCGCGCTCGCAGACAATGACAGGCGACGGCCCTCGGAGTTCCTCGACCGCGCCACACACCAGATGGTCGAGGGGCCGTACGACTTCGTCTTCGTCGTGACGGACGTTCCGCTCGTCTCGAGCACGGAGCGGTTCGTCCCCGGACTGGCGTCGCCGCTCTCTCGCGTCGCGATCGTCTCGACGAACACCCTCCGCAGTGCGCCCCGCAACGAACCGCGACGCTCGCTCGAGGACGCCGCCGTCCGCTGGAATACGGCGACGCTCGTGGTCCACCTCGTCGGGCACATGCTGGGCGCTCGCCATCGCGACGCCGACGGGGGCGTCATGGAGCCGTTCCGATTCGATCCGGAACGACGGGCCGTTCCGCCGATCGACGCGGACGTCGAGCGGGATCTCCATCGGATCGCCGCGGAGCTCTCCGCGGCTGAGGCCCGCCCGCGCGGTCCGGGAGAGCGGCTGACCTTCCACGCGGCCAGTGCCGTCCGAAACCCCGGACCGGATCCTGCAGGCGCTCGAGAACAGCCGAGCACCGTTGTTGCCGCTCTCGTTACCGAAGCTATCGACGGCCGCGCTGGCACCGACGCTCGTCATCGTCTTCAGCGCCGAATCCTGGGACGTCGGCTTCCACATGAGCAACGTGACGGCAGCGCTGTTCGCGACCGTCAGTATCGTCACTGCGACGCTCTATCTCCTGTTCGTCCAGAACCTCTCCTTCCCGCGGAAGCGACATCGGATCGTCACCGAACACACGGCTCTGGTTAACGTCACGGTCTTTTTCGTCCTCCTGCTGGCGATGATCGGCTTATTCGGACTCGTGTGGACGATCATCCTCGTCATCGAACTGGTCGTCTTCCCGCCGAATCTGATGTCCAACTGGCCGAGCCTGGAGGAGCCGACCGTGGGCTTCATCGATCTCGTCCGGACCGGTGCGTTCATCAGCACCATCGGGGTCCTCTCGGGCGCGTTGGCAGGTGGGCTGGAGAGTCGAATCATCATCAGCCACCTCGCGCTGTTCCCCGACCGACCGTAGCTTCCCCACTCGAATTCGAATGCGCCGATTTCCGGGAACGACAGTTCTGGTCCGGTCCGACGTGCATTCAGATATCGCTAAACGGAGGGACGTAGAACTGACGGCGAGTGGCAGTCGAATGTCCTTCACAGAACCCCAGACGATCGGCATCCTCGGCGGAATGAGCAGCGAGTCGACTCGGACGTACTACCGGCTCATTGATCGCAAAGTAAACGATGCGCTCGGCGGGCACAACGCGGGTGACATCCTCATTCGCAGCGTTAACTTCGCCCGGATCGAACGCTGTATTCGGGACCAACGGTGGGAAGAGGCGGGTGAGCTACTGGTCGACGCGGCGCTCGATCTAGAAGCCGGCGGTGCCGACTTCGTCG containing:
- a CDS encoding DUF389 domain-containing protein, yielding MRLIQVFVPSDDHDLVRETLAEMEVEFVFSDADDHRDGSLANIPVPAGAVDTVLEHLYDAGLADDTYTVVTEVDRATVPNAEELTDRYVEGPKGKRGASHAEIRERAKDLTPDTATYLAFAIASAIVAVAGLLLDSAIVIVGAMVIAPFAGSTLSASAGAVISDREMVVDSATSQVTGLVVAYIGAIVMSVFLQQTGFVPSTLAVGRVGQVSGFATPNLLTLIIAIAAGFAGALALATDLPVSLAGVAVAAAIVPAAAAAGIGTAWGEPLIVAGGIVLLLMNIVFINLTAYLTLIALGYRSSVIRNVRENATVSLRTGAYAIIVLLFLIVVVVTAFGTYQHLVFEQQVNSEVQDVLEEPEYSTLELAGVGTEYNDGSAFSDEVSVTVTVGRTSGLEDEKLAADLQTAIDAQTSRSVHVDVQFVDYQRAAPTGATDSGRSAWWPLDEWLPGWAGSSVPQSVPQAVALPADLVAERADPT
- a CDS encoding MarR family transcriptional regulator; protein product: MDAEGLIEIVRQKPVLDALREEGGIDRRELEQRLNVSRSTVHRFTRSLRDSGLIERTDGEFVLTPFGEVTAAEVAEFQSTIEAASELAPILHTAAAHDIDIDIAAFTDATVTTAAPGDPYRPVNRFMSLVKATETLRGLDPATINPLHIDELSDRINAGMETEAVYPSAVLEEILTSNPERARTVIGNGNLTFWIHDDIPFGLTLCDDRIGVGIYDDETGLLRTYVDTDSQTAREWAEGVYTKYRTEATPLTEKFDLSRL